The following DNA comes from Luteolibacter flavescens.
CGCGCCGCCACCCTGCTCCGCGACGGCAGCAGCAATGTCACCGAAGCTGCATTCGAGGTCGGCTACAATAGCCTGAGCCATTTCACGAAAGCCTTCGTCGCCGAGAAAGGCGTCCGCCCGTCCGACTGGCGCGCGGGCTGATCTCGCTACACCTTTCCTCCGTCATGGAGTCAGCCCCCATGGCAGGCCGACGACACGATGCCGCGGCCACTTTCACGAGCGCCGATCAAGGCTTTGCCACCACCCACGTCAGCGAGGCATTGTGACTCGCTACGGAGTAAGGCTGGCCATTGGCAAAGCCGGGGACTTCCTCGCTGTAGCCGGGAACGGTGAGCACCCAGCGACCGGTATCATTCGTGGTGAATTTCACGATGCCTTCGGCGTCGGTCTTGAGCGGCGTGTGGCTGCCATCCGGCGCATTCAGGCGCGCCTTCGTGTCCGGCAGCGGCTTGCCGCGGAAATAGACGCGCGCCTCGCCGGGCTTGCCGGTCGGCACGATATCCAGCGTCAGCGAGGGTTGACCGGCGACCTTGTCCCCGCCCTCCGGCAGCCAGCGACTGTAGAAAATCGGACGACGCGGAGCTCCGCCACCGAAGGACATCACCGGGAAGGCCGTCTCCATCACCAGCGTCTGGTCCGGCTTCGTGCCTCCCAGCGTGTAGTGATCCGCCTTCTTTTGCGATTCCAGCAGCTTCGCCTCCTCGCCCACGGGCAGGATGACGGCGGCAGGAATCTCGAGCGCGTCGAGGTGACCCGGTGACTTCTCCACCTCACCGTCCAATTCGCCGAAGCGAACGACCAGCGCCCCATCCGGCCCCGGCTCCACCCACACGGAGTGAGCGAGGGCCGAGGACGCAAGCACGAGGCAGGCGATGATGCCTGAGCGAAGGGATCTTTTCATGGATCAGCCGGGATCGCTTTTGGAAAAATCAGGCCTCCTTCTTGAGCTGCGGCAGCACACCGGCGTCGATGGCTTTCTTCGCAGCCTTCTCCGGATCCTTTTCCCAGGTCGCCTTCGCCTTGTCGTTGAAGAAATACACCTTCTGGCCCTGATACTCGACGAACGGGCTGGAGGGCGAGACGAGGGACTTCGTGTGGATCGCGCAGTAGCGCTGTGGCAGCAGCTCGATGGTGTCGAGGCCGAGTTCCTTTTCCTTGCCCTTGAATTGCGGGAGCAGGCCAAGCTCGGTGGCCACCTTCACATAGTAGGCAGCGGCCTTCTCGTCGGCTTTCCAGAGGCGCTCGCACTTGCCGCAGCAGAGGGCGACTGGCGTGCCCTTGAAGTCCACCAGGCTGTCTTCCTCCACGTCGTCCTCCGTCATCATCGGGCACTTGGTGTTTTTCGCAGCGGCATCATCC
Coding sequences within:
- a CDS encoding DUF4198 domain-containing protein encodes the protein MKRSLRSGIIACLVLASSALAHSVWVEPGPDGALVVRFGELDGEVEKSPGHLDALEIPAAVILPVGEEAKLLESQKKADHYTLGGTKPDQTLVMETAFPVMSFGGGAPRRPIFYSRWLPEGGDKVAGQPSLTLDIVPTGKPGEARVYFRGKPLPDTKARLNAPDGSHTPLKTDAEGIVKFTTNDTGRWVLTVPGYSEEVPGFANGQPYSVASHNASLTWVVAKP